Part of the Nicotiana sylvestris chromosome 5, ASM39365v2, whole genome shotgun sequence genome is shown below.
agagtaaattgtatacttcatgttattcggtcgttaaggagtgttgctagacgccacccttgatttgTATATTGATATGATCAATTTACTActggtttagtattgaacctatggggttgcatactaacgagtgttctgatctttgttaaaggattaattactttattatttgttaattaaattaaagaatttaatcagTCAaataatttagttattagtccaaataaaatattattatagtCTTTGCTAGCACaaaggatataattaatattgtgaacaaattaaacttttctatttggaatagaaattaaattatatctcttggttgaaatatatatgtgatatatataacacatatttatttatataaaatattaatggAAGTTTTTGATTGAATCCAATTTCGAATTAGATTAGCAAAGTGAACGTCCATAAAGGGACTCGTCGGCAATATGATATCCTTTTTTGGAATGAGAGGCTATTTTCCTATAGAAATATTTTTCAAAGTCTAACTTTGGAATTAGACTTGTGCACTAAGTAAATAGCTTCGAACCTTTTCTTAGTCTAATAGGAAAAGGGATCATATGTGATGATATATATGGTGATGAACGAAGTGCTGTAACGAGTTTTACATGAAAAAGAAAAACCACTTTGTAAAAGTAAAATtgcaatacaaagccaagagagaaaatacaattacaagaaaagtgcttcttgttcttctaatttgagttgagatttttgagaaaaatgtcAGCACAAGtttttcgttcaatttgttcgcaggtttcattgatcaaagagttgatagcaaggatcggtctcggtgtggatacggaTAGAAttttcgcactatcgaagaatttgaaacggGACTCTCTTTCGCCAGGTACGTCTCAGATTCACATGATATAATGTTTTCTAGAAAAAATTTAGTTTGAAGAATTAGTGCTTTTACAAGTTCCACTTTCTCCCTTAGCTAGGAGTGAATTACTATTTCTTTCCTCCTTAAGATTCTTTTGATCTGGAATATTGAACAACAATTTTTGATAATATCCAATGTTAATCCTCTAAAAAATCTGTTGAAGGTGTGCTGCATTTATTGAAAAATATAGGATTTAGAGTCGGCGAATTCTTATATTGTATAGAGTCTGAGCTAGTTACAGTCAGGGGTGGAGGGAGAGTAGAAGCTACGGGTTCGAACTAATCTAGTAGCTTTGATCCAAATCATATATTCgtcttaagaaattcattgaatatgtacaaattattaatttagaatttgTGGAAACAGCTTCttacagaaatgcagggtaaggctgcatacaataAACCCTTATGATCCGGCCCTTCCCCGTACCTCGCCCataacgggagcttagtgcactgaATTGCCCTTTTTAATCCAATAATTTAAAAGATCCTGGGTCCGCCTCTGGTTACAGTAGGTTTTGAAACCGCTACGTCTACTCTAGATCCGCCACTGGCCGAGCATTGATACTAATAAGATTGAGCATTAACCTTCTTAACTTGGCTCTGGTCTGTTACATAGATCTTAGCTTCATTGATGTGATCCAAAACATGCTTATTGACTATAACAAGTTAATTCTGTGCACTAATAATTTGTATTATTGACTTgccaatttctttttttttttttgtttttttctttcatGAGTATAATGAAGGTGTTGAACagagagaagaaagaataaaTAGAAAAGCTATAGTGCAAGAGAGCTTTCATCATGTAATTAGTTGAATTTTGTCCTTACATTAAAAAAATGTGCTTTTGATGTTAATTAGGTGAAATCACAAGACGAATCCAGGATCTCAACATTATGTTTCTAGTTCAGAATTCAACCCAAAATATTTGATTTAGTGGGTTCGGAATCTATTATTTGTACTTAGATATTTGAACACGTGTACAGGGCCTTAACCATAGTTATTAAATCCGGATAAAGTCATATGTTATACACTAGATCTGCCCATGGGTGAAGTttcaaaaaaaatacttcctacggtctattttaattaattttttagttgTTTTTATACATTAATGAATtcatattttagtattaattaacaatgaagttgatcatattaaccttaatttgttcATTGGAAATATAACAAATATTCCTAGGTTCTTTACTCCAAtgacaactttgaaaaaaaaaagctaattccttcttgatatctgaaaaaattaaatattatggaccacaaaaaaataattaaaaaatcaattaaagtggaccGGAGGAAGCACGTTGAAGTCCTTCCCTTAGTATTAAAGTGGACCGGAGGGAGCACGTTGAAGTCCTTCCCTTAGTATTTCTGAAATTACATCAAAGTTAGGAATTGGCAAATCTGAGCCAGGAGATTTGATAGGTGTGAACCTagattttatcttcatttttgtGATCCCAAATGTGCTTTAATTGACCATAAAAGGCTTATCCTACAATAACTACTACTACGCCCTCAGTCCCAAATAAGTTGGCGGCAATATAAATTCTTATTTCTTTCGTTTAGCTCAACTCATTTTATCTATCTTAACCAAAATTAACTAAAAGTGCAAGTAAAAAGATAAATATATAGTAATAATTTGCTGGTAATATATTCTGTCACAAAATGCTATAATCAACTTGCTTCTCTCTGTTTTTTtctctaaggggtcgtttggtatgctgaatatggtgtattagttatgcttgcattagttatgcttgcatatttcttattcattgtttggtttgatgtattaaagtattgcacaatttctaaaagaattatttgtttacaaaaatgccctcaagTCTAGTccacactctaactttttaaaagaaacatatgttgagaaatatttttatatgaaaattttttaaaaaaattattttatttgtctacctatgttgtaaaataaaattaaatatttatttataaaaaaggaaatatgctaagtatttatttatttactagggatataattttatttttcactatttggattattttgaacttgcattaatatactaaCTAGTATATTTTAATAAAACATAAATTTTGatggacaattttgtctttaactaagctaatgcatgcattaaaatccattgcattgctaataccattgttttctatgcattagttatgcagaggataataccaaataggatgtataactaatgcatatgtttaaaatgtctaccaaacaatgtattattaatacacaaagctaatgcatgcattaatttatctaatgcatcctaccaaacgagcCTTAAGAGTATGATGAAGGTTTTGAACAGAGAGAAAGGAGAATAAATAACAAAGCTGCAGTGCAAGAAAGCTTACATACGTATAATTTACAGTTGGAGATTTTGTCCATATATAAATATGATTGTCACCTTTAGTATAGTATGATTTATGCTGCTGGCTTGTCCATATCATTTCATAGGTGGGCTAAGAAAAGATTTAGAGACACTACACAACATTGGACATTacaagacaacaacaacaacaagccaGGGTACTCCCAAAAGTGGGATCTACGGAGGGTAGTgggtacgcagccttacccccaCCTAccaaggtagagaggctgtttctgatAGACCCCGAGCCCCGACTCAAGCAAAGCATATTCATAGCAGTTCTAAAAAGAAATACAGTAgtgaaaaaaaaacatgaaacagAAGCAGTATCATAGGTAGAGACTTCATATATATGATAATTACTACAGCCAGAATATTTACTTCCATAATCTCATCGGCTCTCACTGCGAATAAAATCTACGAAACAAGTAGAAGTATCGTAAATCTCACTTAGTAACATTATATGTTCTAATGAACTGATTAGAATACATAAACATGAAATTATATAACTAAAAGACTGAGATTTTCTTATGAAATCTGTGATACTTCACATATAGTAAGTACTACATACATTTTTACTATCTGTATAATGAAGAACGAGAGATATTACGAAGAAAGTATCAATACTAAACATCTGCGAAAAATAACCGGCTAAGCATGCCATAAGAATTAATAATCCTACTTGTTTTATGGGGTTAACCAGTTGCagtctatgttgctcggactctctgAAAGTTTCGCCAGGCATGTGgtggatcctccaaaagtagtgctTTTTTGAagatccgacacgggtgcggccAGCATTTTGGAGAGTATACGCAACATAGGTTGCAGTGCGTTCTCGTCATTCTCCAAGAATGTGTTGAATGTTGCAGGAGGAGGAGCAATTTGAATCTTGTTATGCCAAATGTTAACAGCTCAACCAAAAACTCCCACAGGCAGCAAAAGACATCAGCCTAGACCCATTCCACAAGTACTAAGAAAACTACTTCTGGCATATGTAATGATTTTCGACTTCAAAATAACATTGCAATCTCCTTTAACTTGAATTTGGCTATAACATTCTACTTGGACCAGTTCACCACATTATAATCAAGATTCAGTAACCATTACAGATCAGTAAAAGAGAACAAACAAAGGAACCAAATGAAGTTAGAATATTTTCAATCACAAAGTTATAATCAAGATTCAAAGAGAACTGGCTTCTACTATATATTCACATCCTACTAAcaccaattttctcaaaaacagAGAATGGTTGATATTAATATCATTTTCTTTTCAAGATCCATAATTTACATTTAAGACTAAGAATCAAACCGAAAAATTAAGTACTAAAATATGGAGGGAGTTTGGGAGAAAAGGTGGAATGGTCCCTCCATTTTGCATACGCTACCTGCTGTCCTCTCTGCCAGAATCCGTTAACGGCGTTATCGGATTAGCTTCAATGTCAATATCTCCTTCACCATCATAAACCGATGACCACGTGCTTACTTTCTCGAAATAAGACGAGGATGGATATGAATGTTCAAAGTCCTCAAACCCCATACCACTAGCGCCGCCTTTTTTCCCTTCATATTCATCGGGCACTGCCAGTGTCTCCGGCAGCGCTACTTCCCCTTCCAAGTATCTCACCACTAACCTCATGCTAGGTCTCTTAGATGGTGTATTATTTGAACACATTAGTCCTAATTTAAGCACCACCACAGCCTCCATCTCATCGTACTTGCTGTTTAACCTCGGATCAACCACTTCAAGAATGGCACCTTCCTTCCATTTATCCCAAACCCAATCAACTAAAATTAACTCCTCGGGCAATGCTTTTGCCTCAATTGGCCTCCTTCCACAAGCAACTTCTAGCAGCAATGCACCAAAGGCAAAAACATCCGAGCTTGTTGTAGGCTTTCCGGTCTTGGTCAATTCTGGAGCTAAGTAACCCAACGTGCCCACTACTCGTGTTGTGCTAGGATTTGCCCCGTGCTCATATAACTTGGCAAGTCCAAAATCTCCAAGTCGTCCATTCATTTCCGCATCTAATAACACATTCCCTGCTTTGATATCTCGATGGATTACAGTTTGTTCCCATTCCTCATGTAAATACAGCAGCCCCGAAGCCACACCTTTGATAATCTTGAATCGCTGATCCCACGTCAAAATGACTCTTGGTTCATCATAGATATACTTGTCTAAGCTTCCATTAGGCATAAAGTCATAAACAAGTAACAAATCACCTTTTCGTCGACACCATCCTATAAGCTGAACCAAATTCCTATGTCTAAGGCGACCAATAGTAGCGATTTCAGACACAAATTCTTGGAGACCTTGTTTTGCATCATGATTTATTCGCTTAACAGCAACATCAGTATTAGTCTTAGGCAACGTTCCTTTATAAACTCGACCAAATCCACCAAATCCAAGTAACTCCTTATCTCTAAAACCCCTTGTAGCTTTCTTTAACTCCTTATACGAAAACCTATGTGGACCTATTTCAAGTTCCCAAGGCTCAATCACGTCTATGTTCTTGATTTTCCAAATGATGTACAAggtcaaaacaacaccaaatgCAAGAAAGACGACAGCAGATAAAGACGTTGCTACAATTAAGGTTGTTTGATCCTTCTTAGGTCCAGGTAAATTAGGCAATAAATCAAGATCCAAAgattgagcttttccattcatTTTGAAACTCCAACCAAATATATAATGTGAACTAGCAAGCAAACCAGTAGAAGCAGAAAATCCAACATACATAAATTCCTCAAGAATTGGTGAAAGGTCAACTGGAAATGACAAAATTGAATAATTTGGTTTTACTGAAGATAGTGAGAGTGTAACATTCAGTACATTTCTATTTGAATCATAGTCAATCCAAGCTTGAATTGTCTTACCACACTGAAGAAAAAGCTTTTGCTTAGTAGAATTTCCTTCAGAAAAATAGCTAGCATTAACTGAAGCATTAGACTTTAAATTATTGATATCAATACCAACATGATTATCACTAATATCACCAAACTCAAAATCTTGAACAGTATCAAATTCAACAGCAAATAAATGATTTGAAAAATTACCAATATTTCTTGAATTTAAAAGACCTAAATACTGACTAGGAAGAGCACCTTTCATGTCTTTAGACCTTGAAATTGTGAAAGCAAAACCATGGCCACCTAATTTAGCATATTCTGGAACAATCCCAAAAGCAAAAGCAGTAGAAAATGAAGAAACTTTCCTATTTGAGAAATTCTTGAAATTGATTGCACTTTTATAAAAGGCATGACCAACACTTCTTGATGTTTCATTTGTTAGCCTTAGAGCACCAGTTTTTTCAATCTCAGCTATACCATTTACACTTAAATAACTAGCTACAATACCACTAAAACCATTG
Proteins encoded:
- the LOC104229734 gene encoding L-type lectin-domain containing receptor kinase S.4-like encodes the protein MAKDIRLIFFLVFFILISRKVFSDQEFVYNGFSGIVASYLSVNGIAEIEKTGALRLTNETSRSVGHAFYKSAINFKNFSNRKVSSFSTAFAFGIVPEYAKLGGHGFAFTISRSKDMKGALPSQYLGLLNSRNIGNFSNHLFAVEFDTVQDFEFGDISDNHVGIDINNLKSNASVNASYFSEGNSTKQKLFLQCGKTIQAWIDYDSNRNVLNVTLSLSSVKPNYSILSFPVDLSPILEEFMYVGFSASTGLLASSHYIFGWSFKMNGKAQSLDLDLLPNLPGPKKDQTTLIVATSLSAVVFLAFGVVLTLYIIWKIKNIDVIEPWELEIGPHRFSYKELKKATRGFRDKELLGFGGFGRVYKGTLPKTNTDVAVKRINHDAKQGLQEFVSEIATIGRLRHRNLVQLIGWCRRKGDLLLVYDFMPNGSLDKYIYDEPRVILTWDQRFKIIKGVASGLLYLHEEWEQTVIHRDIKAGNVLLDAEMNGRLGDFGLAKLYEHGANPSTTRVVGTLGYLAPELTKTGKPTTSSDVFAFGALLLEVACGRRPIEAKALPEELILVDWVWDKWKEGAILEVVDPRLNSKYDEMEAVVVLKLGLMCSNNTPSKRPSMRLVVRYLEGEVALPETLAVPDEYEGKKGGASGMGFEDFEHSYPSSSYFEKVSTWSSVYDGEGDIDIEANPITPLTDSGREDSR